From Primulina huaijiensis isolate GDHJ02 chromosome 15, ASM1229523v2, whole genome shotgun sequence, one genomic window encodes:
- the LOC140960046 gene encoding putative late blight resistance protein homolog R1A-10, which translates to MEGAAVQFLLDNLKQLLLYHAHLIRDSTSQVENLENDLRLFKAFLEDSTKKRKRDDEALRELVRQIIDVVYEAEDTIDACVALASDNKFKNFFLRAFYNPLAKLPKVAKKVEEIGGKIKKIYDRNDLIDFASAETDGGAAEDKIPAEKKDPLIRQDNIVGLEDETDTIIKYLTEESEELDVISIIGMPGLGKTTLAGKIFRDHRIQYEFPTHIWVYVSQEFRKRDVFLSILSNFMKITDEMYRKNDQDILNLLLENLESGKFLIVMDDVWTAEAWKELQNAFPKANNMCKILITSRNEEVAWQANRDREPHKLRLLTPEESWLLLRLEVFGKPEFPSELEVLGKLIVQRCGFLPLAIVVIGGTLVKKALAGDMRARKNAWEKVSESVSTHLNEDPDERMKKIISLSYNKLPYCLRPCFLYLGMFPEDFEIPVKRLTLMWIAEGFIQQKPAISLEETAVDYLEDLISRNLVMVDKVSPDGKIKTCRIHDMLREFCKNEAGNTKENFFQEMKMSIGGTFEPSIPQVEKFRRLCIHSNVVSFISAKPLGPRVRSFLCLSKEEITLLPENISSIPLAFNLLRVLEGKSFKFTKFPSDLTSLIHLRYLVLSSNFKILPDSISKLWNIQTLIVETTSRGLEIKTDIWKLIQLRHLKINASITLLKTSKTKGGEKLQTLGTISPQSCTEDFFDKVRGLKKLGIRGKIATLLEVKGLEKLGNLDKLKLVNDTFPLPPSECKVPQLPQPYKFPQKLRSLTLSATFLDWSHMSTLGMLDTLELLKLKDNAFVGRSWEATDGGFRHLEFLLVERTDLVVWVASGHHFPRLRCLVLRNCEKLGEIPFGLVDTLHKLDLKRVSKSASRSARKIEEAKKEKQGAEILSKRNQFKLCIAPGDE; encoded by the exons ATGGAGGGTGCAGCAGTACAGTTCCTGCTCGATAACCTCAAACAGTTGCTATTGTATCACGCACATTTAATCCGCGACTCTACAAGCCAAGTCGAAAACCTCGAAAACGATCTCCGATTGTTCAAAGCCTTTCTGGAAGACTCGACCAAAAAGCGCAAGAGGGACGACGAAGCTCTGCGCGAGTTGGTGAGACAAATCATCGACGTGGTGTATGAAGCGGAAGATACCATCGATGCTTGTGTTGCTCTGGCGTCAGAtaacaaattcaagaatttcttTTTGAGAGCTTTCTATAATCCTCTGGCAAAGCTTCCCAAAGTTGCGAAGAAGGTTGAGGAGATTGGaggaaagattaaaaaaatatatgataggAACGACTTGATCGACTTTGCTTCCGCGGAGACCGATGGCGGGGCCGCTGAAGATAAGATTCCGGCGGAAAAGAAG GATCCCTTGATCAGGCAAGACAATATTGTGGGGTTAGAAGATGAGACAGATACTATAATCAAGTATTTGACTGAAGAATCGGAAGAACTAGATGTCATCTCAATTATTGGTATGCCAGGACTTGGCAAAACGACACTAGCAGGAAAGATTTTTCGTGACCATAGAATTCAGTACGAATTCCCCACTCACATATGGGTTTATGTTTCTCAAGAGTTTAGGAAAAGGGATGTGTTTCTCTCCATTCTTAGCAACTTTATGAAGATCACAGATGAGATGTATCGCAAGAATGACCAAGATATATTGAATCTCCTTCTTGAGAATCTGGAGAGTGGAAAGTTCTTGATTGTCATGGATGATGTGTGGACTGCAGAGGCATGGAAAGAGCTTCAGAATGCCTTCCCAAAAGCCAATAACATGTGTAAAATCTTGATTACCAGTCGTAATGAGGAAGTTGCTTGGCAAGCTAACCGTGATCGAGAACCCCACAAGCTGCGTCTCTTAACTCCCGAAGAAAGCTGGTTGCTACTCCGATTAGAGGTATTTGGCAAACCCGAGTTCCCTTCAGAGTTAGAAGTGCTCGGAAAACTTATTGTTCAACGATGTGGCTTTCTACCGCTTGCTATAGTGGTTATTGGAGGGACTCTCGTTAAAAAAGCTCTTGCTGGAGACATGCGTGCAAGGAAAAATGCATGGGAAAAGGTGTCAGAAAGCGTGAGTACGCATCTCAATGAAGATCCGGATGAACGTATGAAAAAGATAATCTCATTAAGTTACAACAAATTGCCTTATTGCTTAAGGCCCTGTTTTCTGTATTTGGGAATGTTCCCTGAAGACTTTGAGATCCCTGTTAAAAGATTGACCCTCATGTGGATTGCAGAGGGATTTATACAACAAAAACCTGCGATAAGCTTGGAGGAAACTGCAGTAGACTATTTAGAAGATCTTATCAGTAGAAACCTAGTGATGGTAGATAAAGTAAGCCCTGATGGCAAGATTAAAACGTGTCGCATTCATGACATGCTGCGGGAATTTTGCAAAAATGAAGCTGGAAATACCAAGGAAAACTTCTTTCAAGAAATGAAAATGTCGATTGGAGGAACTTTCGAGCCTTCTATTCCCCAGGTTGAAAAATTTCGTCGTCTTTGCATACATTCCAATGTTGTAAGCTTTATCTCGGCAAAACCTTTAGGTCCACGTGTCCGTTCATTTTTGTGTCTTTCCAAGGAAGAGATCACACTGCTTCCTGAAAACATATCCTCGATCCCCTTAGCATTTAATTTACTTAGGGTTTTAGAAGGCAAGTCTTTCAAATTCACTAAATTTCCTAGTGATCTCACGAGTCTTATTCATTTGCGATACCTTGTTTTGTCAAGCAATTTCAAAATCCTCCCCGATTCAATTTCCAAGCTTTGGAACATTCAAACTTTGATAGTTGAAACAACATCACGTGGACTTGAAATCAAAACTGACATATGGAAGTTGATTCAATTGAGACATCTAAAGATAAATGCATCAATCACTTTACTGAAGACGTCAAAAACCAAAGGAGGAGAAAAGCTTCAAACACTTGGTACAATATCACCCCAAAGTTGCACAGAAGATTTTTTTGATAAGGTCCGTGGCCTAAAGAAATTGGGTATTCGTGGTAAAATAGCCACGCTTCTTGAAGTCAAAGGTTTGGAAAAGTTAGGCAATCTTGATAAATTGAAGTTAGTGAATGATACGTTTCCTCTTCCACCCTCTGAATGCAAAGTACCCCAGCTCCCACAGCCATACAAATTCCCACAAAAGTTGAGGAGTCTCACATTATCTGCCACTTTTCTTGATTGGTCCCACATGTCTACGTTGGGGATGCTGGATACTCTTGAATTACTTAAATTGAAAGATAATGCCTTTGTGGGAAGGAGCTGGGAGGCAACTGATGGCGGTTTTCGTCATCTAGAATTCCTGCTTGTTGAACGAACAGATTTAGTTGTTTGGGTCGCTTCAGGTCATCATTTTCCGAGGCTGAGATGTCTTGTACTTAGGAACTGCGAGAAGCTCGGCGAAATTCCATTTGGCCTAGTTGATACTCTCCATAAATTGGATTTGAAACGCGTCAGCAAATCCGCATCACGTTCTGCCAGGAAAATTGAGGAGGCGAAAAAAGAGAAGCAAGGAGCAGAAATACTTTCCAAAAGAAATCAATTCAAGCTCTGCATTGCTCCTGGGGACGAATGA